Proteins encoded within one genomic window of Actinoplanes octamycinicus:
- the glgC gene encoding glucose-1-phosphate adenylyltransferase has translation MAVKVLAIVLAGGEGKRLMPLTADRAKPGVPFGGIYRMIDFVLSNLANAGYLKIVVLTQYKSHSLDRHISKTWRMSTLLGNYVTPVPAQQRLGPRWFAGSADAIYQSLNLINDESPDYVIVFGADHIYRMDPKQMVNDHIASGAAVTVAGIRQPLSLADQFGVIEVGPDGRKISAFREKPRDAVGLADSPDEVYASMGNYVFTARALCEAVTADAENPDSKHDMGGNIIPMLVERGEANVYDFRDNDVPGATDRDRGYWRDVGTLDSFYEAHMDLIATLPIFNLYNHEWPIFTNYGSWPPAKFVHGYDDRQGRAIESMISPGVVVSGALVERSIISPNVRVNSWAHVEGSVLMEGVSVGRRSVIRNAIIDKNVNIPEGAQIGVDLDRDRKLYTVSDNGIVVIGKNQRIEL, from the coding sequence ATGGCTGTCAAGGTGCTTGCGATCGTTCTGGCCGGTGGAGAAGGCAAGCGCCTGATGCCCCTGACGGCGGACCGGGCCAAACCCGGTGTGCCCTTCGGCGGCATCTACCGGATGATCGATTTCGTCCTCTCGAACCTCGCCAACGCCGGCTATCTCAAGATCGTCGTGCTCACTCAGTACAAATCGCACTCGCTCGACCGGCACATCTCCAAGACCTGGCGGATGTCCACGCTGCTCGGCAACTACGTCACCCCGGTGCCGGCCCAGCAGCGGCTCGGCCCGCGCTGGTTCGCCGGCTCGGCCGACGCGATCTACCAGAGCCTCAACCTGATCAACGACGAGTCCCCGGACTACGTGATCGTCTTCGGCGCCGACCACATCTACCGGATGGATCCGAAGCAGATGGTCAACGACCACATCGCCTCGGGCGCCGCGGTCACCGTCGCCGGGATCCGCCAGCCGCTCTCGCTCGCCGACCAGTTCGGCGTGATCGAGGTCGGCCCGGACGGGCGCAAGATCTCCGCCTTCCGGGAGAAGCCACGGGACGCGGTCGGCCTGGCCGACTCCCCCGACGAGGTCTACGCGTCGATGGGCAACTACGTCTTCACCGCCCGCGCTCTGTGCGAGGCGGTCACCGCCGACGCGGAGAACCCGGACAGCAAGCACGACATGGGCGGCAACATCATCCCGATGCTGGTCGAGCGCGGCGAGGCGAACGTCTACGACTTCCGCGACAACGACGTGCCCGGCGCCACCGACCGCGACCGGGGTTACTGGCGGGACGTGGGGACGCTCGACTCGTTCTACGAGGCGCACATGGACCTGATCGCCACCCTGCCGATCTTCAACCTCTACAACCACGAGTGGCCGATCTTCACGAACTACGGCTCGTGGCCGCCCGCCAAGTTCGTGCACGGCTACGACGACCGGCAGGGCCGGGCCATCGAGTCGATGATCTCCCCCGGTGTGGTGGTCTCCGGCGCCCTGGTCGAGCGCTCGATCATCTCGCCGAACGTGCGGGTCAACTCGTGGGCGCACGTCGAGGGCTCGGTGCTGATGGAGGGCGTCTCGGTGGGCCGCCGCTCGGTCATCCGCAACGCCATCATCGACAAGAACGTGAACATTCCGGAGGGCGCGCAGATCGGCGTCGACCTGGACCGGGACCGCAAGCTCTACACGGTCAGCGACAACGGCATCGTGGTGATCGGCAAGAACCAGCGGATCGAGCTTTAA